In a genomic window of Punica granatum isolate Tunisia-2019 chromosome 6, ASM765513v2, whole genome shotgun sequence:
- the LOC116211880 gene encoding dehydrin Rab18-like yields the protein MEQRQGRYDPTRQTDEYGNPVQQGGTTGMHGTGMGGTGMGGTGYGGTGMGGAGGEAEAYGLGSGGQGQQQQRRQHQEDQGGVLQRSGSGSSSSEDDGQGGRRKKGLKDKLMDKIPGVGGKDTDQQRQQTGATGGYAEQQYQAGQQHGHGQQYQAGQQQQEKKGMMGKIKDTFTSSH from the exons ATGGAGCAACGCCAAGGCCGATACGACCCAACCCGCCAGACAGACGAGTATGGGAACCCTGTCCAGCAGGGTGGGACCACTGGCATGCACGGTACTGGCATGGGTGGTACTGGCATGGGCGGTACTGGCTATGGTGGGACTGGCATGGGTGGTGCCGGCGGTGAAGCTGAGGCATATGGACTTGGTAGTGGCGGCCAAGGCCAGCAGCAGCAGCGGAGGCAGCACCAAGAAGATCAAGGAGGCGTGCTTCAACGCTCCGGATCGGGCTCCAGTTCC TCTGAAGATGATGGCCAAGGCGggagaaggaagaaaggaCTCAAAGATAAACTAATGGACAAGATTCCTGGTGTTGGCGGAAAGGACACCGATCAGCAGAGGCAGCAGACTGGTGCCACCGGTGGCTATGCGGAACAACAGTACCAGGCTGGGCAGCAGCATGGCCATGGACAACAGTACCAGGCTgggcagcagcagcaggaAAAGAAAGGGATGATGGGTAAGATCAAGGATACCTTCACCAGCAGTCACTAA